One window from the genome of Acinetobacter lanii encodes:
- a CDS encoding LLM class flavin-dependent oxidoreductase encodes MTKQIRFNAFEMNCIAHQSPGLWRHPEDRSTEYKDLEYWTDLAKILELGKFDGVFIADVLGIYDVYHGSAEHALTGAVQVPVNDPLQIVPAMAAVTKHLGFGVTTSISFEHPYPFARRMSTLDHLTKGRAGWNIVTSYLESGSKNLGLKTQVSHDNRYDIADEYLEVLYKLWEGSWEDDAVVRDKHKGVFADHTKVHPINHDGQYFTVPGIHICEPSPQRTPVLYQAGASARGQKFASQNAECVFISAPTQVAVKKLADGVRSNLVKEGKDPNSVLIYTMLAIVVDETDEKAQAKFREYQQYGSYDGGLTLASGWSGVDFSQFKPTDQVEYIQTNAIQSMLQSYVEADPNKVWTIEEIANWTSVGGNGPVIVGSPSTVADRLQEWIENTGIDGFNLAYILAHKSFEDIVEYVVPELQRRGVYQTEYAEGTLREKLFGQGPLLPNTHRGASFRYKPQENKIEFESKIA; translated from the coding sequence ATGACTAAGCAAATTAGATTTAACGCCTTTGAAATGAATTGTATCGCTCACCAGTCTCCGGGCTTGTGGCGCCATCCTGAAGACCGTTCAACAGAATACAAAGACTTAGAATATTGGACAGATCTTGCCAAGATCCTTGAACTCGGAAAATTTGACGGCGTATTCATTGCCGATGTACTGGGCATCTATGATGTTTATCACGGCTCAGCAGAACACGCCCTGACTGGCGCTGTGCAAGTGCCTGTCAATGACCCGCTGCAAATCGTGCCGGCAATGGCCGCTGTGACTAAGCATTTAGGCTTTGGTGTCACAACCTCTATCTCTTTTGAGCACCCTTATCCATTTGCCCGCCGCATGAGCACGCTGGATCATTTGACCAAAGGCCGCGCCGGCTGGAATATTGTGACTTCTTATTTGGAAAGCGGTTCTAAAAATCTGGGCTTAAAAACTCAAGTCAGCCACGACAACCGCTATGACATCGCGGATGAATATCTTGAAGTGCTCTACAAGCTTTGGGAAGGTTCATGGGAAGATGATGCAGTGGTACGCGATAAGCATAAAGGCGTATTCGCAGATCACACTAAAGTCCATCCAATCAATCATGATGGCCAATACTTTACTGTGCCGGGCATCCACATTTGTGAACCGTCGCCGCAGCGTACGCCTGTTCTGTATCAAGCAGGCGCTTCTGCACGCGGCCAAAAATTTGCCAGCCAAAATGCTGAATGCGTATTTATCTCTGCGCCGACTCAGGTTGCAGTGAAAAAATTGGCAGACGGCGTGCGCAGCAATCTGGTCAAAGAAGGCAAAGACCCGAATTCTGTGCTGATCTACACCATGCTGGCGATTGTCGTCGATGAAACAGATGAAAAAGCGCAGGCGAAATTCCGTGAATATCAGCAGTACGGCAGCTATGACGGCGGTTTAACATTAGCTTCCGGCTGGTCAGGCGTTGACTTCTCGCAATTCAAGCCTACTGATCAAGTAGAATATATCCAAACCAATGCAATTCAGTCGATGCTGCAGTCTTATGTCGAAGCTGATCCAAACAAAGTCTGGACGATTGAGGAAATCGCCAATTGGACCAGTGTTGGCGGCAACGGTCCTGTAATTGTCGGCTCACCGTCCACTGTCGCTGACCGCCTTCAGGAATGGATTGAAAATACCGGCATTGACGGCTTTAACTTGGCCTACATTTTGGCGCACAAGAGCTTTGAGGATATCGTGGAATATGTTGTTCCTGAACTGCAGCGCCGCGGTGTGTATCAAACTGAGTATGCCGAAGGCACACTGCGTGAGAAACTGTTTGGACAAGGACCGTTGTTACCTAACACTCATAGAGGAGCTAGCTTCCGTTATAAACCTCAAGAGAATAAAATAGAATTTGAATCAAAAATAGCTTAA
- a CDS encoding MetQ/NlpA family ABC transporter substrate-binding protein: protein MTSPQHPFELKKKSKLPLIIGAIIVIAVIAGFALFKQTSSDPSSAASNVLKVHYEPTMIGEKSLIEYASQHIAPDYGVTLEAVGVQDPVQANRAVNDGEFAGTIYQHQWWLKQVADANGFKLLPTAEVFQWAFGIYSDRYKNINELPQNAVFAIPSDLANQGQALWLLQREGLIKLNPAIEPRTAKIKDIKENPHQYKFTEIDLLSMARTLDSVDAAIGYVAQFDAGKIPRSKGILFPAAPRTFDSRLVIAEAKKDDPQIVKLQKIFADPRIAEYLKTTDDLNVKGILTPVSQD from the coding sequence ATGACTTCCCCGCAGCATCCCTTTGAACTGAAGAAAAAATCCAAACTGCCTTTAATCATTGGCGCCATCATTGTCATTGCAGTCATCGCTGGATTTGCATTGTTCAAGCAAACGTCTTCTGATCCTTCCTCGGCAGCAAGCAATGTGCTGAAAGTTCATTATGAACCAACCATGATCGGAGAAAAAAGCCTGATCGAATATGCCAGCCAGCATATCGCGCCTGATTACGGCGTCACACTGGAAGCGGTGGGCGTACAAGATCCAGTTCAAGCCAACCGCGCAGTCAATGACGGTGAATTTGCCGGCACCATCTATCAGCACCAATGGTGGCTGAAACAAGTGGCTGACGCCAACGGCTTTAAACTGCTGCCGACAGCTGAAGTCTTCCAATGGGCATTCGGCATTTATTCAGACCGCTATAAAAATATTAATGAACTGCCGCAAAATGCTGTATTTGCGATTCCAAGCGATTTAGCCAACCAAGGCCAAGCGCTGTGGCTGCTGCAGCGTGAAGGCTTGATTAAACTGAATCCTGCGATTGAACCGCGTACAGCGAAGATAAAAGACATTAAGGAAAATCCACACCAATATAAATTTACCGAAATTGACCTGCTGTCTATGGCGCGCACGCTGGACTCTGTGGATGCTGCAATTGGCTATGTCGCGCAGTTCGATGCCGGAAAAATCCCGCGCAGCAAAGGCATTCTGTTCCCGGCAGCACCGCGTACTTTCGACAGCCGCCTAGTTATTGCTGAGGCGAAAAAAGATGATCCGCAAATTGTGAAACTGCAAAAGATCTTTGCTGATCCGCGCATTGCTGAATATCTGAAAACAACCGATGATCTGAACGTCAAAGGCATCTTAACGCCAGTATCTCAAGACTGA
- a CDS encoding methionine ABC transporter permease, whose product MSKDIILDQNTPWAEIPDMLLPAYLETWIMVGIVMTLVIIIGSITGIALFNSSDRGLFENRKLYGTLSSIVNVGRSLPFLVLMAAIIPLTKWLTGTTIGIAAAVVPMTIAGIPFFARLVENALNELPPEITSVGRVSGGTSLQIIHQVQLKESLPSLISAATLNLIAMIEYSAIAGTIGAGGIGYLAVLYGYQRFDHHIMIATIVTLIVTIQAVQFIGNRISASLKHA is encoded by the coding sequence ATGTCTAAAGATATCATACTTGATCAAAATACGCCTTGGGCGGAAATCCCTGACATGCTGCTGCCTGCCTATTTGGAAACATGGATTATGGTCGGCATCGTCATGACGCTGGTGATTATTATTGGCAGCATTACTGGCATCGCCTTATTCAACAGTTCTGACCGGGGCTTATTCGAAAACCGCAAGCTTTACGGGACGTTAAGCTCGATTGTCAATGTCGGGCGTTCATTACCCTTTCTGGTACTGATGGCGGCCATTATTCCTTTGACCAAATGGCTGACTGGCACAACCATCGGCATTGCCGCAGCCGTCGTACCCATGACGATCGCAGGCATTCCTTTCTTTGCCCGCTTGGTTGAAAACGCGCTGAATGAACTGCCGCCTGAAATCACCTCAGTCGGGCGCGTATCCGGCGGCACCTCCCTTCAGATTATTCATCAGGTACAGCTGAAAGAGTCGCTGCCAAGCCTGATTTCAGCGGCCACGCTGAATTTGATCGCCATGATTGAATACTCTGCGATTGCAGGCACCATCGGCGCTGGCGGCATTGGCTATTTGGCCGTGCTTTATGGCTATCAGCGCTTTGACCATCACATCATGATCGCCACAATCGTCACACTGATCGTGACCATTCAAGCGGTGCAGTTTATCGGCAACCGCATCAGCGCTTCATTGAAACATGCTTAA